The following coding sequences are from one Andreesenia angusta window:
- a CDS encoding putative phage tail protein, translating into MAIITEQTWGESTLKVWDDLRTNLWEDYRLALAESETEAVATGVNIESSGALNEMLTELEMQGVTVEHSPAIAKAISEMVVNIVVSNRDYYSAMLNYLPLYERDSTYFKEILKAYDKEFRGIEQSLEVVERNMFLDTAIELLYIYERDLGIKNVDSLKYDQRREQIRARKRATFEQTTEETIKSVAVAFSNGEVEVNETATPGLYEIKFVGTKGVPDNIDGLKEALGIIIPAHLGISYKFTYNAWNFVSGKTWGEVATQTWEDLRTWEGVI; encoded by the coding sequence ATGGCTATCATAACAGAACAAACTTGGGGAGAAAGCACCCTCAAAGTTTGGGACGACTTGCGAACAAATCTGTGGGAAGACTATAGACTGGCACTGGCCGAATCTGAAACAGAGGCGGTAGCCACTGGTGTCAATATAGAGAGTTCCGGCGCACTAAATGAAATGCTGACGGAGCTTGAAATGCAAGGTGTGACCGTAGAACACTCTCCAGCTATAGCTAAAGCGATATCAGAAATGGTGGTCAATATAGTAGTCTCCAATAGAGATTATTACTCGGCTATGCTGAACTATCTGCCACTATACGAGAGAGACTCTACTTACTTCAAAGAGATACTCAAAGCCTATGACAAAGAGTTCAGAGGGATAGAGCAGTCCTTGGAAGTGGTCGAGAGGAATATGTTCCTTGATACAGCCATAGAGCTTCTATACATCTACGAGCGTGACCTTGGAATAAAGAATGTAGACTCTCTGAAGTATGACCAAAGACGAGAACAGATAAGGGCTAGAAAGAGAGCCACCTTCGAGCAAACCACAGAAGAGACTATAAAGAGTGTGGCTGTAGCCTTTTCAAACGGAGAGGTGGAAGTCAATGAGACGGCTACTCCAGGACTCTATGAAATCAAGTTCGTAGGAACTAAAGGAGTACCGGATAATATAGATGGGCTAAAGGAAGCCTTAGGCATTATAATTCCGGCACACCTAGGGATATCTTATAAGTTTACCTACAATGCTTGGAACTTTGTATCAGGAAAGACTTGGGGTGAAGTTGCGACTCAGACTTGGGAAGACTTAAGAACTTGGGAAGGAGTGATTTAA
- a CDS encoding phage tail fiber protein produces MNHMTTYLKNKVLTDNLRTTPVYVALFNGELEVEQLSYARQLASFILPNSGQTSNDADILFPIAAENWGSITHIGIFDASTAGNMLFYCPAEFAKTIDISSQYKIPKNYLIVRLK; encoded by the coding sequence ATGAATCATATGACGACATACTTGAAAAACAAAGTGCTAACAGATAATCTAAGGACAACCCCAGTATACGTAGCCCTTTTCAATGGGGAATTAGAGGTGGAGCAACTGAGCTACGCAAGACAATTAGCCAGTTTCATTTTACCCAACTCTGGCCAGACATCGAATGACGCAGACATACTCTTCCCAATAGCGGCAGAGAATTGGGGGAGCATAACACATATAGGCATATTCGACGCATCGACAGCGGGGAATATGCTTTTTTATTGTCCAGCGGAATTTGCCAAGACTATAGATATATCCAGCCAGTATAAGATACCTAAAAACTACTTGATAGTGCGACTTAAGTAG
- a CDS encoding baseplate J/gp47 family protein: MYSDMTQEKLKNSMLDTARNVDKTENSMVHDAINPAAIELANFYLKLGSVADKLDIENLSGTELERFIAASTPLTRKIGTPANGVATISGQEGAKISIGAIVSTGDVDFIIMEETTIPASGSVNVAVESQQVGAIGNVPANAIIEFPLPIQGLVDVYNAEPTTGGYEPESDDEFRERYYAKLQRPGKAGNKYHYEEWAMEVVGVGDVKVYPIWNGPLTVKVVVVDSNRQPPDTELVQSVTDYIEEQRPFGATVTVEGAAPKTIDVAVTLTLDTGYLLADVTEDIRLGMEEYFKTLSFTGTAVSWAKIGGIVIDTLGVLDYQNLTVNLGTANIPLTETEVPVIGTITAT; the protein is encoded by the coding sequence ATGTATAGCGATATGACACAAGAGAAACTGAAAAACAGTATGCTCGACACAGCAAGGAATGTAGACAAGACTGAAAACAGTATGGTCCACGATGCTATAAATCCAGCAGCAATAGAGCTAGCAAACTTCTATTTGAAGCTTGGCTCTGTGGCAGACAAACTCGACATAGAGAACTTAAGCGGTACAGAACTTGAAAGGTTTATCGCAGCCTCCACTCCTTTGACTAGGAAGATAGGAACTCCAGCAAATGGAGTGGCAACTATATCTGGACAGGAAGGCGCAAAGATTAGTATTGGAGCTATAGTCAGTACGGGTGATGTGGACTTTATCATAATGGAAGAAACCACGATACCTGCTTCTGGGTCTGTCAATGTAGCTGTAGAGAGTCAACAGGTAGGAGCTATAGGGAATGTACCAGCTAATGCCATCATAGAGTTTCCGCTACCGATACAGGGACTTGTGGACGTATACAACGCAGAACCTACTACTGGAGGCTATGAGCCTGAAAGTGACGATGAGTTTAGAGAGAGGTACTATGCAAAGCTACAGCGCCCAGGAAAGGCCGGAAACAAGTACCACTACGAAGAGTGGGCTATGGAAGTAGTCGGAGTAGGTGACGTAAAAGTATATCCTATCTGGAATGGCCCTTTGACAGTTAAGGTGGTCGTAGTAGACAGCAACAGACAACCTCCCGACACAGAGCTAGTGCAAAGCGTGACGGACTATATTGAGGAGCAACGACCTTTTGGCGCTACAGTTACAGTGGAAGGTGCAGCACCTAAAACTATAGACGTAGCTGTAACTCTTACCCTCGACACTGGCTATCTGCTTGCAGATGTGACGGAGGATATAAGGCTTGGCATGGAAGAGTATTTCAAGACCCTATCCTTTACTGGAACTGCTGTAAGCTGGGCCAAGATAGGAGGGATAGTTATAGATACACTAGGAGTCCTCGACTATCAAAACCTCACTGTCAATCTAGGTACAGCGAATATACCACTCACAGAAACAGAAGTGCCCGTAATAGGCACTATTACAGCAACATAG
- a CDS encoding DUF2634 domain-containing protein: MSIFPFTDPVELVDEVKELPMAREWAWDFEKLDFKTKNGKMYKVEGNEAVKIWIWKLLNTQRYRYMIFSWDYGHEMEDLIGKYTRGFTESEAERLVKEAVESNLSDYVLEMKDFDIQLVEDTLSVAFTAITPYGEVRNYV, translated from the coding sequence GTGAGTATATTCCCATTTACAGACCCGGTGGAACTGGTGGACGAAGTGAAAGAGCTCCCTATGGCTAGAGAGTGGGCATGGGATTTTGAAAAGCTGGACTTCAAAACTAAGAATGGCAAGATGTATAAGGTCGAGGGAAATGAAGCTGTGAAGATTTGGATCTGGAAGCTACTCAACACCCAACGATACAGATACATGATTTTCAGTTGGGACTACGGCCACGAGATGGAGGACCTTATAGGTAAATACACTCGAGGCTTTACAGAGTCGGAGGCAGAAAGGCTTGTAAAAGAGGCTGTAGAGTCCAATCTATCCGACTATGTGCTAGAGATGAAAGACTTTGATATACAGCTAGTAGAAGACACTCTAAGTGTAGCATTTACGGCAATCACTCCATATGGGGAGGTGAGAAATTATGTATAG
- a CDS encoding DUF2577 family protein, producing MKDNPYSKMLDIMSSRGGKNNPPSIEIATVIQEPPNLLIKIRELEIDNDNLLIADYLLENHSRKISFQDGSPTGATLVSGDHSHGFASIGVETELFTKCTLRKGDIVAVLPTTDKQLFIILARLSEVM from the coding sequence ATGAAAGACAATCCATACAGTAAAATGCTCGACATTATGTCAAGTAGAGGTGGCAAGAACAACCCTCCAAGCATTGAAATAGCTACAGTAATACAAGAGCCCCCTAACTTACTAATCAAAATTCGGGAACTTGAAATCGACAATGATAATCTGCTTATAGCTGACTATCTTTTAGAAAATCATAGTCGGAAAATATCATTTCAAGATGGAAGTCCAACAGGAGCGACCCTTGTTTCAGGAGACCACTCACATGGGTTTGCAAGCATTGGAGTTGAGACTGAACTTTTCACAAAGTGTACTTTGAGAAAGGGAGATATCGTAGCGGTACTCCCTACAACAGACAAGCAACTCTTTATTATCTTGGCTAGACTATCGGAGGTGATGTAG
- a CDS encoding XkdQ/YqbQ family protein: MVMKVYHKNTDITDIVENLNWSGDYKQVARKVSMNIVVSPSDHYLPRVNIAMGDMIQVFIDAKEIFRGYVFFKEKSIDGSQMSVTVYDGLIYLLKSKATYNVKGETPGALTKRICKEFGIELRHAIEGSPITRIFEGVELYNIIMTAYTMEYEKTGKPYMPIMEEGKLRIIEKGTTIAKYTLDAGVNLLNATYSESMEDSINRVQIYSEEGAHIGTVNLPESEGVVGILQDVYKAEKGADATARAKAMLQGIGKSAKVEALGDLNCIAGNAVVIREAYTGLQGLFWIDTDEHRLEGGQHFMSLGLAYKNLMDEQNAGSDPEEERASGGSFNGTASANVSQAVLKWKPTIEKYAKQFGVSEYVPLIMALTMQESGGRYADVMQASECGYNTRFSRAPNSITDSDYSIWCGVQEFRDAINKAGVKSPSDMQNIKLALQGYNFGPAWVPWAKARGGYSKANAKEFSRIWAEKMGWSKYGDVNYVDHVLRYYTVTEGSSSSSATGKRQAFIKAAESFAGWKYSQEFRMTNWAVDCSSLVGRAMVKAGLTQNAQMTTGTIPGDSRFQRINKSQLKPGDILWQSGHVGVFLGNNRLIEAATPSQGVVYSKLGNRFTCGYRIRGIDG; the protein is encoded by the coding sequence ATGGTGATGAAAGTCTATCACAAGAATACGGATATAACAGACATAGTGGAGAATCTAAACTGGAGTGGAGACTATAAGCAGGTGGCTAGGAAAGTCAGCATGAACATAGTAGTCTCTCCTAGTGACCACTATCTCCCTAGAGTGAATATAGCCATGGGGGATATGATACAAGTTTTCATAGATGCAAAAGAAATATTCAGAGGGTATGTATTTTTCAAGGAGAAGTCCATCGACGGCAGTCAAATGAGCGTGACTGTTTACGATGGGCTTATCTATTTACTTAAAAGCAAGGCGACCTACAACGTCAAAGGTGAAACACCAGGCGCTCTTACAAAGCGAATATGCAAGGAATTCGGCATAGAGTTGCGCCATGCTATTGAAGGCTCTCCAATAACCCGTATTTTCGAGGGTGTGGAGCTCTACAACATTATCATGACAGCCTACACTATGGAGTACGAAAAGACAGGCAAGCCATACATGCCCATTATGGAAGAAGGAAAGCTAAGGATAATAGAAAAGGGAACTACCATAGCTAAATACACCCTAGATGCTGGAGTCAATCTTTTAAATGCTACCTACAGCGAAAGCATGGAGGACTCCATAAATAGGGTGCAGATTTACTCTGAAGAGGGAGCCCATATAGGCACAGTGAATCTTCCGGAAAGTGAAGGTGTAGTCGGCATACTCCAAGATGTTTACAAGGCGGAGAAAGGTGCTGACGCTACAGCAAGGGCAAAGGCCATGCTGCAAGGCATAGGAAAGTCAGCCAAGGTTGAAGCTTTAGGAGACCTGAACTGCATAGCTGGAAACGCTGTAGTAATAAGAGAGGCTTACACAGGGCTACAGGGCCTATTCTGGATTGATACAGACGAGCACCGCCTAGAAGGGGGTCAGCATTTTATGAGCCTAGGGCTTGCATATAAAAACCTTATGGACGAACAGAATGCTGGAAGTGATCCGGAAGAGGAAAGGGCTAGTGGTGGTTCGTTTAATGGAACAGCTAGTGCGAATGTAAGTCAAGCGGTGCTTAAATGGAAACCTACCATCGAGAAGTATGCCAAACAGTTTGGTGTGTCTGAATATGTACCGCTTATAATGGCTCTGACAATGCAAGAGTCTGGTGGAAGGTACGCTGACGTTATGCAAGCTTCAGAGTGTGGGTATAACACTAGGTTCTCAAGAGCACCAAACAGCATAACAGATAGCGACTATTCTATCTGGTGTGGAGTACAGGAGTTCAGAGACGCTATAAACAAGGCTGGTGTAAAAAGCCCGTCAGATATGCAGAATATCAAACTTGCACTTCAAGGTTACAACTTTGGACCTGCTTGGGTTCCTTGGGCAAAAGCTCGTGGAGGATATTCCAAGGCAAATGCGAAAGAGTTCTCCCGTATATGGGCGGAAAAGATGGGCTGGTCTAAATACGGAGATGTCAACTATGTGGACCATGTTCTCAGGTACTACACGGTCACAGAGGGCAGTTCATCGTCTAGTGCTACTGGAAAGAGACAGGCCTTTATTAAGGCGGCTGAAAGCTTTGCTGGGTGGAAGTATAGTCAAGAATTCAGGATGACGAATTGGGCGGTTGATTGTTCTAGCCTTGTAGGAAGAGCGATGGTAAAGGCAGGGCTAACACAAAATGCCCAGATGACTACAGGGACTATACCTGGGGATAGTAGATTCCAAAGAATAAATAAGTCTCAGCTTAAGCCGGGAGATATTTTGTGGCAGTCTGGCCACGTTGGAGTTTTCCTTGGAAACAATAGACTTATAGAAGCCGCAACACCAAGTCAAGGAGTTGTATATTCAAAACTTGGAAACAGATTTACATGTGGCTACAGGATAAGGGGGATTGATGGATAA
- a CDS encoding LysM peptidoglycan-binding domain-containing protein — protein sequence MEFWLSFRNNKERLRLPVLPPDFEVDTGKNNTKVMLQELGEINLIGKSRLRAMSIQTFFPAQEYSFCEYRGFPKPYDCVKQIEKWEATEEPIRLIITGTNINIPFAIENFKYGERDGTGDVYYSLDLSEYVFMNVKVKSNEKGYSQSGARPVFKEIPEKYIVQAGDTLGNIAKKLTGNFDNYKLIAARNNIKDPNVVTPGQELIIW from the coding sequence ATGGAGTTTTGGCTTAGTTTCAGAAACAACAAGGAGAGATTAAGACTTCCGGTCTTGCCTCCTGACTTTGAAGTGGACACTGGAAAGAACAATACAAAGGTTATGCTACAAGAGCTTGGAGAGATCAACCTTATCGGAAAATCACGTCTGAGAGCTATGAGTATACAGACCTTCTTTCCGGCACAGGAGTATTCTTTCTGCGAGTATAGAGGATTCCCTAAACCCTATGATTGTGTAAAGCAGATAGAGAAATGGGAAGCTACAGAAGAGCCTATAAGGCTAATAATAACCGGAACGAATATAAACATACCATTCGCCATAGAGAACTTCAAATACGGCGAAAGAGACGGCACTGGCGATGTATATTATTCTCTAGACCTTTCAGAGTATGTGTTTATGAACGTAAAGGTAAAAAGCAATGAGAAGGGTTATAGTCAAAGTGGAGCTAGGCCGGTTTTCAAGGAGATACCTGAAAAGTATATAGTCCAAGCCGGTGACACCCTTGGAAATATAGCAAAGAAGCTTACAGGCAACTTTGACAACTATAAACTCATAGCGGCTAGAAACAATATAAAGGATCCCAATGTCGTGACTCCTGGACAGGAGCTGATTATATGGTGA
- a CDS encoding phage tail tape measure protein: protein MDAIIQLRDNFSGTLERVTKQAINSHKEMKKLGKEVKSMGKSMESAGSGLTKAITLPIVGLGAAAIKSAIDSETAFAGVRKTVNATEREFEQLQKGFDKLSLRIPIDKNELYAIGEAAGQLGVAKEYILDFSETIANLGVATNMTTDEAASELAKFANITQMSMKDIDKLGSVIVDLGNNTAATESDIVAMGMRLAGAGSQIGLTEAQIMSFSAALSSVGIEAEAGGSAFSKVMVDIQLAVETGSERLSEFSKVAGLTDTEFSQLFQSNPAEALSTFIQGLGDAEKNGMSAIAILDQMGISEVRLRDTLLRATEASDLFKDAISRGTTAWEENVALSKEAAEKYGTTEARIQLLRNQFRLLGEHIGSIFLPYLNSGMDKLTQFAEKFRGLDEGTQKTIIKLAMIAAAIGPALFVFGKITTIVGGGMLKFSAFAKQVKTTGSIMKAIANPATLIVIKIAAIIAIVAAVIAVFVKLYQTNETVRNKIDMVWSAIKSIISSAVGAVKALWETHGNDITSIAQKAWGLFGDIVSIALNLVMGAITVFSGIFSVVWPIIASSVSTAVGIITTVLNGIITIAQGIIDFIVGVFTGNWELAWQGVVGIFKGIFGTIAGIAKNIINGLIGHINGFIKAANKIQIPDDVPGIGGMGVNIPLIPQLAKGTDYWKGGMVQVHERGGEIIDLDSGSRVYPHDKSVQMAREDGRKEATSGKQIVITIPKLADEIVVRKEDDIDTITTKVAKKIVKELEEADMNMA, encoded by the coding sequence TTGGATGCGATAATACAGCTTAGAGATAACTTTTCAGGAACTTTAGAGCGGGTTACAAAGCAAGCGATAAACTCTCATAAAGAAATGAAGAAACTTGGAAAAGAAGTAAAGTCTATGGGTAAAAGCATGGAGAGTGCTGGATCAGGCTTAACTAAAGCGATAACTCTTCCGATAGTGGGACTTGGAGCTGCTGCTATAAAATCAGCTATAGATTCTGAGACTGCTTTTGCAGGAGTTAGAAAAACAGTGAATGCAACAGAAAGAGAATTCGAACAACTTCAGAAGGGGTTCGACAAACTTTCACTCCGAATACCTATAGATAAAAATGAGCTTTATGCCATTGGAGAAGCAGCCGGACAACTAGGTGTAGCAAAGGAGTATATACTTGACTTCTCTGAAACTATAGCGAATCTTGGTGTAGCTACAAATATGACAACGGATGAAGCAGCTAGTGAACTTGCAAAATTTGCAAATATAACTCAAATGAGCATGAAGGATATAGACAAGCTAGGAAGTGTAATAGTTGACTTAGGAAACAACACTGCTGCTACAGAGTCAGATATAGTTGCTATGGGAATGAGGCTGGCCGGTGCGGGGTCACAAATTGGGCTAACAGAGGCACAAATAATGTCCTTCTCAGCAGCGCTATCATCGGTTGGAATTGAAGCAGAGGCCGGAGGCTCAGCTTTTTCTAAAGTAATGGTAGACATACAACTTGCGGTAGAAACGGGCTCTGAAAGACTTAGTGAATTTTCTAAAGTCGCAGGACTTACAGATACAGAATTTTCACAGCTATTTCAAAGCAATCCAGCTGAAGCCTTATCAACATTCATACAAGGACTAGGAGATGCTGAAAAAAATGGGATGTCTGCTATAGCAATACTTGATCAAATGGGAATATCTGAAGTAAGGTTAAGAGACACCTTGCTTCGTGCAACAGAGGCAAGCGACTTGTTCAAAGATGCTATCTCAAGAGGGACTACAGCATGGGAAGAGAATGTAGCTTTGAGCAAAGAAGCAGCAGAAAAATATGGAACAACAGAGGCAAGAATTCAGCTATTAAGAAATCAATTTAGACTATTGGGTGAGCACATAGGAAGTATATTCCTTCCTTACTTAAATTCTGGGATGGATAAGCTAACTCAGTTTGCTGAAAAATTCAGAGGTCTTGATGAAGGAACTCAAAAAACCATAATAAAGCTAGCTATGATAGCAGCGGCGATAGGCCCTGCTCTTTTTGTTTTTGGGAAAATAACTACAATCGTAGGGGGTGGAATGCTTAAGTTTTCAGCATTTGCAAAGCAAGTGAAAACTACGGGTAGCATAATGAAAGCTATAGCAAATCCTGCCACTCTGATAGTAATAAAAATAGCTGCTATAATTGCCATAGTTGCAGCTGTAATAGCTGTATTCGTGAAATTATACCAAACCAATGAAACCGTAAGAAATAAAATAGACATGGTCTGGAGTGCTATAAAGAGCATAATTTCTAGTGCAGTAGGAGCTGTAAAAGCTCTCTGGGAGACACATGGAAATGATATAACGAGCATAGCCCAGAAAGCTTGGGGATTGTTTGGTGACATTGTTTCAATAGCCCTTAATTTAGTTATGGGGGCTATAACAGTTTTTTCAGGTATCTTTTCAGTGGTGTGGCCAATTATTGCTAGCTCTGTTTCTACCGCAGTAGGAATAATAACCACTGTTTTAAATGGGATAATCACTATAGCACAAGGAATAATAGACTTTATAGTTGGAGTTTTCACTGGAAACTGGGAGCTTGCTTGGCAGGGGGTAGTTGGAATCTTCAAGGGTATTTTTGGAACCATAGCAGGTATAGCCAAGAATATTATCAATGGGCTGATTGGACATATAAATGGATTTATAAAGGCTGCAAACAAAATCCAAATACCTGATGATGTTCCGGGAATAGGTGGAATGGGAGTCAATATACCACTCATACCGCAGCTTGCAAAAGGTACTGACTATTGGAAAGGTGGTATGGTACAGGTTCATGAGAGAGGCGGAGAAATAATAGACCTTGATAGTGGATCAAGGGTATATCCTCACGATAAGTCGGTACAGATGGCAAGAGAAGATGGCAGAAAAGAAGCGACATCCGGAAAACAAATAGTAATAACTATACCTAAGTTAGCAGATGAGATAGTAGTCAGAAAAGAAGATGATATAGATACTATAACTACTAAAGTAGCGAAAAAGATAGTAAAAGAGCTTGAAGAAGCAGACATGAATATGGCATAG
- a CDS encoding phage tail assembly chaperone: MSLTDKLLQLDSKKVMEKPVEMVEMKRFSDMAGEKIEFKCVALDGDTHSDIQKRGVDLGKKGNIRDIHMFTVKVHTLLEGVKEPSFKDPKLREQYGAATPTELVSKILLPGEIDELYKRISILSGFEADDEDDEPEDEVKN, encoded by the coding sequence ATGAGTTTAACAGATAAGTTACTACAGCTTGATTCAAAGAAGGTTATGGAAAAACCAGTAGAAATGGTTGAAATGAAAAGATTTAGCGATATGGCTGGAGAAAAAATAGAGTTTAAATGTGTAGCACTAGATGGTGACACTCACTCTGATATCCAGAAAAGAGGAGTCGACTTAGGCAAAAAAGGAAATATAAGAGATATTCATATGTTTACAGTGAAGGTCCATACTCTGCTAGAAGGTGTCAAGGAACCATCATTCAAGGACCCTAAACTAAGAGAGCAATATGGAGCTGCAACTCCTACCGAGCTTGTATCTAAAATACTGCTTCCAGGAGAGATTGACGAGCTTTATAAAAGGATTAGTATACTAAGTGGATTTGAAGCTGACGACGAAGATGATGAGCCAGAGGATGAAGTAAAAAACTAA
- a CDS encoding phage tail tube protein, whose amino-acid sequence MNTFEDRNVINGTWGEAWSGSDYLAEVIGMSAKIEMDFETVNRVRKLGKGKKLMGYEGKGEIKLNKVSSKFLKLMSENLKAGKQTTISFTSKLEDPDALGAERVHIKDATLETMTLVDWEAKKLGEESIPFSFTDWDLLDTIDE is encoded by the coding sequence TTGAATACATTTGAAGACCGTAACGTTATTAATGGAACTTGGGGTGAAGCTTGGTCGGGTTCAGACTATTTGGCAGAAGTGATTGGAATGAGTGCCAAAATAGAGATGGACTTTGAAACGGTTAATAGAGTCAGAAAACTTGGAAAAGGCAAAAAACTCATGGGATATGAAGGCAAGGGGGAAATTAAGCTAAACAAAGTTTCCTCCAAGTTTCTCAAGCTTATGAGCGAAAATCTGAAGGCGGGGAAACAGACAACTATATCGTTTACATCAAAACTAGAAGACCCAGATGCACTAGGAGCAGAGAGGGTTCATATAAAAGATGCGACATTGGAGACAATGACTTTAGTAGACTGGGAAGCCAAGAAACTTGGAGAAGAATCGATTCCATTTTCTTTTACAGATTGGGATTTGCTAGACACAATAGACGAATAA
- a CDS encoding phage tail sheath C-terminal domain-containing protein has protein sequence MGLPSIDISFREAGARALERGKKGTVALILEDTLQAGAIEISSVTEIPSGLNDFNKTQVELAFLGYQTPPKKIILYIVPVGTELAPVSYTEAKEYLETVKWNYLAIPEISEADVPSIGTWIKSLRSTKRKKVKAVLPNHPGDHEGIINVTTAWMKTKDKEYTVAEYCARIAGLLSGTPLSIASTFAPLPEVIDCEKLTIEEYNSRIDAGEFMLYHDGEKVKVARGVNSLVTTTESKLKSFKKIKIVEAMDLIYDDVRMTAEDNYLGKYANSYDNKCLLITAVKGYLEELEREGVLLKGSSVVEIDIDAQRAYLKATGYAVEEMSTKEIKEAETDDKVFLKASIKILDAIEDITLPIAI, from the coding sequence ATGGGACTACCAAGTATTGATATAAGTTTCCGTGAAGCAGGTGCGAGAGCTTTAGAAAGAGGAAAGAAAGGCACAGTGGCTCTAATACTAGAGGATACTTTGCAAGCAGGTGCTATAGAGATATCAAGTGTTACAGAGATTCCTAGCGGTCTTAATGATTTCAACAAGACGCAGGTAGAGCTTGCATTCTTGGGATATCAAACCCCTCCTAAGAAAATAATCCTATATATAGTTCCTGTTGGAACTGAACTAGCTCCAGTAAGCTATACAGAGGCTAAAGAATACTTAGAAACTGTAAAGTGGAATTACCTAGCCATTCCTGAGATTTCAGAAGCAGATGTGCCATCAATTGGAACATGGATTAAGAGCCTTAGAAGCACTAAGCGCAAAAAAGTTAAGGCTGTATTGCCTAACCACCCAGGCGATCACGAGGGCATTATTAATGTCACTACAGCCTGGATGAAAACAAAAGACAAAGAGTACACTGTAGCTGAATATTGCGCTAGAATAGCAGGCCTTTTATCGGGGACTCCACTTAGCATTGCATCTACATTCGCTCCGTTACCAGAGGTAATAGACTGTGAGAAGTTGACCATAGAGGAGTACAATTCTAGGATTGATGCAGGGGAGTTCATGCTTTATCACGATGGTGAAAAAGTCAAGGTTGCTAGAGGAGTAAACTCACTAGTAACTACAACTGAATCTAAGCTAAAAAGTTTCAAGAAGATAAAGATAGTTGAAGCTATGGACTTGATATATGACGACGTAAGGATGACAGCAGAAGACAACTATCTTGGAAAGTATGCAAATAGTTATGACAACAAGTGCCTTCTTATAACAGCGGTAAAGGGCTACCTAGAGGAGCTAGAACGAGAAGGTGTTCTGTTGAAGGGTTCCAGCGTAGTTGAGATAGATATAGATGCTCAAAGAGCATATCTGAAAGCTACTGGATATGCTGTTGAAGAAATGAGTACAAAAGAAATAAAAGAAGCAGAAACAGACGACAAGGTGTTTTTGAAAGCTAGCATAAAAATACTAGACGCTATAGAAGATATCACACTTCCAATAGCAATATAA
- a CDS encoding phage tail terminator family protein, whose translation MDFVEIKKAVNTVLKTNFPDIDINAGETREGFKRPSFFTQIIPVVSEFETQNYKSNKLIIVTNYFPKKNIELDSLKMMNSLQRAFGMTLKVGSRVLTLKNIKSSIVDEIVQFKFDLDYFENIEKKETTTVMGEILTNIRGDN comes from the coding sequence GTGGACTTTGTAGAAATAAAAAAAGCTGTAAATACGGTTTTAAAAACGAATTTTCCAGACATAGATATAAATGCAGGAGAGACAAGAGAAGGCTTCAAGAGGCCTTCTTTTTTTACGCAAATAATACCAGTGGTGAGTGAATTCGAAACCCAAAACTATAAGTCGAATAAGCTGATAATTGTAACGAACTATTTTCCTAAAAAGAATATAGAACTAGACAGCCTAAAGATGATGAACAGCTTGCAAAGAGCCTTTGGGATGACTTTGAAAGTAGGAAGTAGGGTGCTGACTCTTAAAAATATAAAATCCTCGATAGTAGATGAAATAGTTCAATTCAAATTTGATCTGGACTACTTTGAAAATATAGAGAAGAAAGAAACAACCACTGTCATGGGTGAAATTTTAACTAATATAAGAGGTGATAATTAA
- a CDS encoding HK97 gp10 family phage protein — MNEFIEKIKLVEKRAPDKITNKLNRVGGKLRTAAKANTPMLKSKGKTIVKSYKLYPVEKVGDSYQKGIANTAPHFHLVENGHRKVTPSGNEVGFVEGQFFFEKTVKEMEQPIAAELEKWLDKLYEELK; from the coding sequence TTGAACGAATTTATAGAAAAAATAAAACTTGTTGAAAAGAGAGCACCTGACAAAATAACAAATAAGCTTAATAGGGTTGGTGGAAAGCTCAGAACAGCTGCTAAGGCAAATACTCCAATGTTAAAGTCAAAGGGAAAGACGATAGTTAAAAGCTATAAGCTCTATCCAGTAGAGAAAGTCGGCGATTCATATCAAAAAGGCATAGCAAATACTGCCCCTCACTTTCACTTAGTAGAGAATGGTCATAGGAAAGTAACTCCAAGCGGAAATGAAGTTGGATTTGTGGAAGGACAGTTCTTCTTTGAAAAAACAGTAAAGGAAATGGAGCAGCCAATAGCGGCTGAGCTTGAAAAATGGCTAGACAAGCTATACGAGGAGTTGAAATGA